The Tursiops truncatus isolate mTurTru1 chromosome 9, mTurTru1.mat.Y, whole genome shotgun sequence DNA segment ACGTCTatattgttcttaaaaaaaacccaaccaaacaaaaacattttaacaagACGCAATATAACGCACACATCACTGACAGGAATGAGGCTTATATGTAAACTTTCTTGGAATGTCCATGCCGCACAAGGTCACAGGACCACCCAGTTCAACCTCATTTTAATAGGGAAACTGAGGACACACATTGATTTGAATTAGTAGAAAAATTGGGACTAGAATTCAGGTCTACCGACTTTGAATCTGGtacatttttacttaaatacAACAGTCTTATTATGTGAAACGGTACTCCATTCCCCCATCCTCAAAAACTAAACATCTGATAAGGAGCCCATCAACACATTGGGGTGAACCACACAGCCAGCATCTTAAATAAGACACCAAGGTAAAGGgaattcactttttctttcagtCTATCCTGGGAAGAACAAGGTGATAAACACATTACAAGTTGGCTTCCCCTGGTCATCAGAGTGTAATTCAAATTCCTGTATGGTATGTGGTGTGAGTTTTCTTCCTATAAATTAACACTGATTATTCCTTAATGTAAAACTCCCTATATATTACAATTTGAGGGTTTCATGAGTTTTATATGTCTACCCAACTTTAATAAGACAATTCTAACCTCTAAAGAAGTCCTTTCATTGTGTTCTAAAGGTAGgtttgaaatataaagaaaaatagtaaacGGGAACATCAAAGAAACTCTGAGCACTTCCGAAGATTAATCTACAAACATCTGTGAGGCAGACAACAAAAAGAACTCCATTTTCTGAACGAAACAAAAAACCTTGCAAATCATTTGCCTCACCGACTTCTCATCTTACTCCAATACCTGGAAAACTGGATCGCACATCCATCTTCGAGGTATGGAAAAAATACCCACCGTCACTTGGTGCCCTTTTCCTAACAAATCCCTCAGCATAACACACTATATGTAGCAGAAAACAATTCACCAAAGGAAATTAATGCACAAGACAAGAGATATTCTTTTCCCTCAGAAAAAACAAAGTCAGGGAAGTCATGTAACAGATCGCATTCCTAAACTCTTAAATTCTCTCAACCAAACTGTATGAATTATTGGTGCCTCAATTAATGAAGTATTTTTCAGTTGCACATTTTAAATCTGGTCCCAACTGTGACTCAATAATACTTTAGAGCTTAAGTTCTAAGGGTTTGGTTTAATACTGAACGTGGAGGCTCATGAAAGTCCATTTTCTGTCCTTGAGTTCCATCTGTACTGCCCCATTGCTGGGGAATGCCGTGGAGTAAACAGGAACTCAAATCACGGCTATTAAAGCCATAAATTAACAAATCAAAGGTAAGAaacgctgggcttccctggtggcgcagtggttaagaatccgcctgccaatgcaggtgacatgggctcaagccctggtccgggaagatcccacacgccgtggagcaactaagcccgtgtgccacaactactgaagcccacgtgcctagagcctgtgctccactacaagagaagccaccgcaatgagaaacccgagcaccacaacaaagacaacAGCAACTAGACaaaagtccacgcgcagcaacgaagacccaacacagccaaaaataaataaaattttttttttaaaaaaggtaagaaATGCTAAAATTTTTGTTACTAGATCAATGAAGAAAGTGTACCCATGGGACATGGTGGGGAGGGTAAGGAAGAAGAGCACTGAGATCTAGAACTGTCTGAGGATAGGAACACACACAAAGTTTCAAGAGAAGAATGTGACTTCAATAGGAGACTGctagggttcaaatcctgcttcaCCTTTTAAGTCTGAGACCACGGGCAAAttctttttgcctcagtttcttcatcctaaAACTTAGCAAAACAATATTTACTCTggaggattgttgtgaggatatGATGAGAAAATTCATGTAAAGCGCTTAGATACATCATTAGCACTTAATAgatattagctatttttattacttatctgAGGATTTTCCTTCACAGTACCTTATTGGATATAGTGAAGAACAGAATAAATCTGTAAGGGCTAGTAAAACCCCATAATCGAATAGATCTACGCTTCTGACTTTAATTTTAGGGTCTGCCATagttaaaatgtttattcatatatTGTTCAAAATCACACAGCTCAGGACTGGCACAGCTCACAATACAAAAGTCACACAGACTCTTAACAACCCAGTCCTCTGTCCAGACTCTAAACTCCCTCCTTGACTATGTTCCTAAGACTTAGGCTACAAGAcagtagatacacacacatacataacgAGAATATTGTATTTAATTTAGGCCAGAGGAATGTAGGCATGTAAGATCTGAAAATAATTCACTCATGGGTTATGTGAATAAACCAACAGAATATGCGGTGGTGGACACAAGAAAAAGCACACCCACAAAAATCACCATCTTACCTTAACTTTAATAAGCTTATGAGGGTTTCTTCTCCTACACCTGTTAACTTCAATGCTGCGTCTGTTTTTGGGAGCTGCCATCCAAAAGATGTTCTCCAAAAAGCTGGAAATCTCCTTACTGCCATTGGTATCATTTGCTGGTTCTGTAAACATAGCTGGACCTTGGACCGCTAATGCTGGTCCTACAAAACAAACATGGAGATACAGAATCAGTTTCTAACTTCTAAATGACCATTTACAGGTATCATTCTCCTTAACAATCAACAATGATATATCAAAAGGCACACATAAAATATTACACTCAACAGGCATTTAACAGGAAACCTTAGTAGCTACTGAAATATAGTAGAGCTCACACATAATTTTAAAGAACACAGAATTTTTCTTAGTGGCACCTGCTTAAATGAATCGGTTAAATTCTACCAAGAGTTTCTCATAATACAGAACTCAGGGGTTTAGTAGTAAACATGAATAAATCTAAGCTTGAGATTTCCAAAATCCACTTCCTACTGGCACTGAGATAACTGTTGATTGCCCTTTTATATTACATTCAAATTGGGTTAGCTCCTCAGTCATATCCTGGTAGGCCCTTTAAGTCACTTCGTTCTTCATAATATTTAATCTCAATCCCCGTCAGTTCTCTAAGGAAAAGAACTAGCTCATCACTCTTTGTAGAATATTAATTGATTTATGTGATCATCAacatttcacttttgtttttaaaattgtttataaaatCAGAGAGATTCCTTTACCCTCTCTTTGCAATACTCCTCAGGCTTGCAACAGTTCTTTTGACTTTAGGAactcttaaaaatatacaaagctgTCTAACACTTAACAACTTGTATTCCTTGTCAATATATCTAAAAGTATTGCTATGCGTAGCCTGATGTAATAGCGCAGGCTCTGGAaggtctgtgtgaccttgagaccTTTCTGAGCCTACTTCTTCAGTTGAAAAGTGGAGACACCTAATGGGATTGTTGTGGAGATTATCTCAGGAAGCACATGTAGGCTTTGACCTATAGGAGGCTCACGGTTCAGACTGCCTgggtattatcattattatgttCGGGATACCTTGGAAATCGAGTGGAATGTAAATGTCAAAGCAATGACAATTTTAACAACCAAGACACTTCCCTTTAAAATCACTTTCCGCGGAAAACATGGGATCCGGATTCAACTTCACAAAGCTCAAACGCCACAGAGAGCGAATTGCTTTAGGGGGTGGGATGACTGGAAAGGAAAGATAAGAGAATCTAGATAGTGGCGTCCCTTGATGCTAAGTTAATGAGCTTCGGCTACATTCTGTGTACGAATGGGACGATCAGAggactttttttcctgtttctaagTAAGTGAAAGTCCAGGACAACGTCCCCTACGCGTGGCCGAAGATCAGGACGCGGAAGCAGGGCAGAGCACGAGCGGTGCCCACCACTCTGCCTGgggtcccctccccaccacccctctcCACGTACCCCACTGAGGACTGGGAAAGCCTGGCCGGCTCTGCCGAAGTTTCCgctgcagttgctcccaaaagTTCCGGAGGAGTCCCTGGGCTGCGGGCCACAGCAGAACCTTCCGCATCAGCATGGCGGGCGCCATCTTGCTCCCGTAAACCACGCCCACCGAACCGCTGGGTCCCGCCCCTACCTCGAgcatgcgcgcacacacgcaGAGGCGGGCAAACGCGCACCTAGAACTACAACTCCCAGCATGCCCCTGAAGCGTCTCTGACTTTCCTCCAatcagagagagggaaaggaacgCGCGGGGaggggaaatgaaaagaaacgGGCCGCAGTGCGCATGTGTGCGGAAGTGCGCTGGGTCTTCGGGTAAAGATGGCGGAGCGTGGTTACAGCTTTTCGCTGACTACATTCAGGTATGGAAGGGGCCCCGGAGGTCCTCCTCGTAACCGAGGTTGCAGGAACTCTGCTGACCCGGTTTTTACCGTCATGGTCTCTGGCTTGGTGCTTCCGGAGAGCCCAGTAGGGAACGGGGGTGGAAATGCCACTTTGCAAAGTCATTTGCAGGGCCCTCCCGCGGCCTGGGGAGCAGTAGTGCCTGGGGTTCGTGGGAACGCGAGTCGGGGGGTCCGGGGCGACCTTGACGCTGCTGGAGGTTGAGGCCCTCACCCAGGGATTTTCTTTAGTTTTGGAGATTAGGGAAGAAGGTAGCTTTGCATTAGTTGTCTCCGGGTGTCCCGTTCAGAATTCAGGATTTCCTTCCTGACCGAAGTAGGCCTGATTCGGGAGTTTCTGGAGCTCGGAATCTTGGTCAGACCTATGGGGGCCCTTTTTCTCGGAAAGCCCTAACTTTACAGTTTGGTCCGGGTCTTAGTCTCCATTTGGCACTAATGTCTCTCGAAACCTCTTCCCGCTTTCGTTTTCTTTGGTGCCCCCACTGGAAGCTTAAGGACTGAAAGTGAAAGcgttatttatctttctattctctAGTCTTTGTAGGCGCCAAACTACTAGGCTACATTTGCGTTTTGGCTGTTATTTTGGGAAGgggatgtatttatttaaaaaaaagattgtaggctttttaaattttagaacagGTAGAtaagtatatttttcaaagtaaactTGAGTTAAGCTATCATCATTCCCAATGTAAGAAAACCGTCACCAAAGGATTTAACAAATCGACTGGGGAAGGATTCAGTTTGCCCATTTTCCTACAGACCAGTGATGCCCcgtttaattaaaatgtattcttacCTGACTGCTGAAGGCGGGCCGCATCTGACATGTTGAGGACTTTCTGTGTGGGTGGAGCTTAGTCCATCTCTTTGGGCTACCATCTGTGATAAATGTTATCTCAACACCTTACAGATGAGCTAACCACAGCTCAGGCAAATTAAATAACTCGTCCCTGGTCATAGGTGAGTAGCTGAGTTAACATTCAGACTGGGTTCTTTCTGACGACAAATTTAATACACTTCCCATTACTGTGCGACGTCTTCTTAAAATGCTAAAATAcctttcttttaataaaaggTCTCATCATATACAACAATAGGGAGCAATGTTTGCCAGGTAGTCACTGTTCATATTCGTGAACAAAGCAAACCTGGACCTTTATCTTTAAGAGAGTGTAATCCTAGTGGAGCTGAAACATAAAACAACCATATGTTAGCAGGGACTGAATCTTTCTATAATAAATTTCCTTATTAAAACacactcttttgttttttaacatgatAGTGCATTTCTGTTTTAGAGTAAAAAATTTGTTTCCAGCCTGTTGTACTCAGAGTTAAACTACTAAAGGTGGAATGACAAGAGACTGTACTATAGGAGGTGTTCTTGTGGATTACATTTAGTTGGGGATATTGACAATAAGTGGATAATCAAATGGGTGCCTACTAATGCATTCTGAAGAATGTTTTTCCTTTACTCAGGAATTTTTatcaagagagggagaaagaaggaacaaaactTTAGATTGGGTAGTCAGGAAACACCAGTGTTCTGGGGGACTGAAAGATGAAAGGGAGCCAACTGTTTGAAGATTTAGGGGTAGAGAGAGTTgcagacagagggaagagcatgtaTGAAAGTGCCAAAGTTGAGAAGGACCGAACTGATAAGGCCAGTGTGTTAGAGTATAATGAGCAGAGAGTTAGCATGGGTCAGGCCAATTTTGCGGGGCCCTGTAGGCCAGAGTAAGGAGCTTTTATTGTTAAGTGAACCAAGAAGTTATTATAGCATTTAAATGGGGAATGGCATGGTACAAAAGTAACTccgggtgggggaagggaaataagagtggaaaagatgaaaactagtTGGACGGCTATTTCAGTTATCCCTGGTAGAGATGCTGGTGCTTTGGAATTGGGTAGCGGCATGATTGAATACAAAGATGGTTGATAGCTCGGTGAGCTCCCAGGTTCGTGAGCTTTCATACAGAAAGATGCGATGACAGAAGTGTACGTGTGTGATTATGGCAGCGGAAGAAAAGCTAACTTTTAAGTTTACCTAATCCTTTAAAATGTCCCCAGAGGTATTTGAACTAGGTATTGAAGAATAATTGAAAGCTGGATGGACCCAGAAAGTCATGATGTGATTATCGAAATAGGGACCATTAAAGGAAAACAAGTACagcctaatttaaaaaatgtaaatgcttaTTGCTGTTATTCTGCTCAAGtcagctaattttgtcatttaaCAGTCTTTAAACTGCTGCCCCTAGGCTTATTCCTTAAATAGGTCTAGATGTGTGTCTTGTCAGTCAAATGAACCTGGTCATAGGCTGTGTGTTGGAGTACTGACTGAACAGAGCTTACACTTTgtaaatgttgaaaaaataattcaagtatGATGAATCTTAGCCAAAGAGGAAGCATAGGACAGTATAGGTATGAGTGTGTGGGATTCAACCTAGTCTGGGTGGTCAGGGCAGCTTCCCTGAGGACGTGACATTTCTACTAAGGATTAGAGGATGACTTGGAAGGAGTTCACCAGACAGTGGTGAAGTGCATTGCAGACAGAGGGATTAGCTTGTCAGAGGGGTTTTTGAATGTTGAGTAGTTGTGTGTCTGGAGCAAGATGGGATGGTGTGAGTTGAGACTTGAGTGACAAAGAGAATATCTATAATTTTGTGAAGATAAAACAGATGACCTTCTGAAACTGAAGATTATATTTTCAGTAGTAGACTGGAGATGTGGACCTAGCTGTGTGTcactttggacaaattactttTCATTCAAGGACTTTGTCAATAAAATAGAAAGGTTGGTGACGTTTATAGTATTTGTTCTAACTCAACAGCTAGGTTGAAATAAAATGTGACCTAAAAAGCCAGTTTGGGCCTAGCTAGTAGCATTTGGCTGCCAAACTCATGGAACCAGAAATGTTAAGTATAACCAGCTCATGGCATCTCGAAATAGTTTTGTATTATATAGCAGATACTTTGTTGTGACTGATATCTAGGTTTTATGTCTTAGGCCatgtttgctttataaaatgtttaactCCACCCACATGGATTATTTGCTGTTATTTGGTATTTAACAGACACATACCTGTTCTTAATAATATTACTTTTTGGTATTTGCTTGCTGCTAATTTTGTGCCAGGAACAAAAGGCAtcacttcatttaatcttcacaacaacctttgAAATATTCATAGGTAACTACTATCCTCCTATTAtcccctttacagatgagaaaactgagacacagagaggttaagtaatttgcccaaagtcacaaggTTGGTAAGTGGTGAAAGGCAACAGTAATGATGCTGCTTTAAGGGGCAGACAAGAAAAAACAACCTAAGGAAAGAGATTAGTGTTACACTATGAATAAACTTAGTTTCCGTACAACTTCATGATAAATTTTCGAAGCCCAGCTATTCCTTGATGCTTGATTAATGGATTTGGCCTACTTACCTGCCCTTTCTCAGAGGTGTTCCTCTAATAAGTATTTGGGAATGTGAATTTAGCAATACCTTTGTTTCTCTTTAAGCCCATCTGGTAAACTTGTCCAGATTGAATATGCATTGGCTGCTGTAGCTGGAGGAGCCCCATCAGTGGGAATTAAAGGTAATTAAATGCTTCATTCATTTCAGATTCCTGTTATTAGTTGTCATAATGTGTTCTTTTGGAATTAATAGGTAATTAATGTAAAAGTAAATAGCTGTGGCAGCATAATTTTTTAACagttctttttgggtttttttgttttataaatttatttatttatttatttttggctgcattgggtctttgttgctgtgcgcgggctttctctagttgcaacgagcgggggctactctttgttacggtgtgcaggcctctcactgcggtggcttctctttgttgcagagcacgggctcgggctctaggctcatgggctcactacttgtggctcgcgggctctagagtgcagggtcagtagttgtggcgcacgggcttagttgctccgtggcatgtgggatcttcccagaccagggcttgaacctgtgtcctgaGTTGgtaagtggattcttaaccactgcgccaccagggaagtcccaacagttcTTTTTATTAATCTACAGTATTTTGATGTTTAAAGAAAGTAATAAGCCAAAGaagatgaatattttttttcaaaataaataatcgCACCTTTATCTATTGTGATAACCCACAAATAGTTTTTCCTATTCAGAAAACTgagtattcttttgtttttttccactgaTATGTATCACTGTTCTctggcagtttttttctttccataactTAGAAAAGGTTAATCATAAGATAACTTATAAAAAACATATCATTGGTTGTAAAATTTCAGATTATAAGAACAGTAGGCCAAGTAGGCAGAATTCCATTAGTTTAAAACATATGGACTCTTTCTTAAGAAAAGTTGTGTAATACCTTTAGCTGAGGGACTTCTTAGTGCAATCCAGATGACCATTGAGGGAAAGTTGATTTACCTTTCCTTGGGTAATTTTAATATAGAAATTCAGAAGAAAAGCttttataaataagaagaaataaaggagttTGGCTGAAATGCTTCCGCAACTAGAAAACTGTTGAAGCAGAgtctttaaataacatttaagtcttcttttttttaaagctgcaaATGGTGTGGTCTTGGCAactgagaagaaacagaaatccaTTTTGTATGACGAGCGAAGTGTCCACAAAGTGGAACCAATCACCAAGCATATAGGTTTGGTGTATAGCGGCATGGGCCCAGATTACAGGTACCTTGTACCCTTTATCTTTTTCTCACCATCTCATGAATTCCTTGTAATCTATActttgaggagaaaaatcaaaggatGTTTTTCCTTTAATCTCCCAACTTCTCATCGTTGGCAGCTGAACTTAGTTTGCTAGTATGAGACAGACTGGGGCTTATTTGAAGGAGAAGAGCTCAGTGCCACTCAGTCGTAAAAGAGGAGATGGATACTTACCCCTCTCATCTCTGTTCAGTGGTTTTCCCTTCTGATCATAATACCTCTTCTACCATCCAAGGGCTCAGCAAGGGCTTTGCTGTTctctaaatgtattttaaaaacaacaaaagcaatacatgttataataaactatatatttttaaagttgtcaGACAGCAAAAGAAAGCATACCATCCAGAGTTaacctcattttatttacttctgtttttagcAAAGGGACAGAATTCTCAAAAGGCCACTGAAAGTTGTGGAGTATGACAGCCAGTGTGGATCCAGATGTTTATATAATCACTCCTTTGATATTTCACAGGAAGAGAGTAATCCTGTTacatcagggtgccagcaggTTTAAAGAGATTGGCAGCTTTCTGTTTGTCATTTAAGAAGCAAAAGGAATATTATTACTTCATTCTTGAGTTTGTGGAGTAAGATAGGTAGAGCCAAAATTTCATGAGTTAGAAAAAGCACCAGTGTCACTGGCATGTGATCAGGCTTCACTACAGTGGATCCTGTTACCACTGCACGGAAGGGAGACTGCAGTGTACTAGCACTCACAGAATAAACTGACACCACAGGAGTATTGTTCAGAGGGCTAATGTGCAGAGCTCAGATGAGCACACGAGCAGGTAAAGGTAAATCCTGCTTCTCTTGCTAGGATATTTAATTGTTACACTTTtgacaaattttacatttttttaagttataattaGTTTCACGCTGTTCATTCATCTCTGGAAGGTACCCTTTGAATTCCAATCTGTGGAACAAGATTGAGGCAGAGTGAGAAACATATGCCtgaacacgtgtgtgtgtgcgtattaGCCTGTTGCCTGGAGTGAAATATAAAAAGGCAAGGTGCCTGCCCTTGGGATAAGGGGCGCACAATCTTGAAGACGCTGTGGCGAGATATAAAGTTCTTGTATACGCtagagccatggctgctaagctaATGGGTACCCCCCGGTCCatagtttccttccttttgcctTGTTCTTGTTCATCTATGGTTTGTCTCCTCAGTGATGCTCAGATATTTTCTTGTAAATTAACCATAATCAGATTTAAGAACAAGACTGGCTTAGAGCGAAGAGCTACTATTAGAGATACATGTCAAACTTGTGCTATAGGTATATGCCTACAGAAGGAGAATGAGTCTTTAGATAGTAAAGCatctgaattttaattaaatcttatttcttttctgtttgtcagAGTGCTTGTGCACAGAGCTCGAAAACTAGCTCAACAATACTATCTTGTTTACCAAGAGCCCATTCCCACAGCTCAGCTGGTACAGAGAGTAGCTTCCGTGATGCAAGAATACACCCAGTCAGGGTAGGttgattttattactttaaatgtgtcatgaattagaaaaaaaatcattttatgagtAGACATATTTTTTTAGAAAGGGCTTAGTATTCCTATATTTCCTTAATCAGTGGAGAAAATCACTATGATGAACACTTCTGATCTTAACTGGACccgaaatatttttttaaagagaaaatgggaatgttttcttgctGTTCGTATAGTAGCAGAAACCAACTTCTAGATAAAGTCCTTTTGCTAGTAATTAAAACATTTCTGTATGGGCAAACAGTCATTGCTGCTTCCAAATTTATCTTCTAACCAGAAATGATTGTAAGCACATGATGAAAGCAATAACTCTGACACATCCGTATTTATTTAATTCCAGTGTTCTTCAGCTTGGGTGTGAACACGGATGAGGTAGCTGCTGATTTGTAAAGCCAGTGGAAAAGCTGCATTTGTTGAAATGTGTCATTTTGTTAGGACACTGTTACTCCACACTTATTAACCCTGATGTTTGTATCACTCCATTTACCAAAATGATTTGACTGTCTTTTCTCAGTACcataaagaaaattcattttgaattgatttgTTTAGAATGGTGTTAAATACTTTTTAAGGAGCTTAGAAGTCTAATTCGGTTTACCTGATCACTTGCTTTACTTGAGGGTATTAATAAATTCTTAGCTTAGGTTGACTTTAACACCATGAAGATGGCaagtaattttcatttctctctcttcagtGGTGTTCGTCCATTTGGAGTTTCTTTACTTATTTGTGGTTGGAATGAGGGGCGACCATATTTATTTCAGTCAGATCCATCTGTAAGTATCATTAGATGTATTGGAGGGATTTGTCGAAGGGCTCTTTGAATATCTAGTAAAAATAGAAGCcataaaaagcttaaaaattagagtattttctctttttgtttttcatttgggcTTTAGAAGTGGTGTATATTCACTTGCACATTTAAAATGTTGGTAATTCAGTCTTCTGATAAGGAAGCCACTTTAGTTCTGCCCCCCGTGTTCTTCTGGTATGTTGCTTGACTTCACATACTTTGAATGATTAGTTGAAATAGTTATTATCAAGTCTCTTTAAATCTGTggaattcttttacttttaaaaaattataattaaaggTAAGGGTCTGGGTGGGGGCAGTGCCCTTTGCAGTCAGTTTAATCTTGGGGCTGACTTCAGTGTGACTCTTCCTGTACAAATATTGATGTCCATCTTGAATTCGATGTTTTGCAAAATGGGTGAGTTGTCTGCTCTAAAGCAGAAGATTGGTGTTCAGGTTAGCAGGTGTCTATAGAGGGTACCACTCCTCCACGTGTCTCACATCTGTCACTCATGTTTGCTGTGAGGAGACCTGAAAGAAAAAACTCGTGATTAGAAACTGATCTTTCATAGTTTATAGATCACTAGATAATGGCAAGTTCACTCAATTCAAACTAGCTTTGTAatctgaaaaggcaaaaaaaaaaaaattttttttggttgttacttaaatcagaaaaattaagtatttggGGAACTTTGACAGTGTCTGCTACCCCATATCTGAGCTTCTGAAGCTAAGTGACATGCCCTCTTACCTCCCTTTCCTGGGGGTAGCAGAGCCAGCATCACTGGCATCCAGCTTTCACCTTTTGCCCTTTTCCCCCTGTTGTGTCTAAAAGGCAGTCGGttcttttaaaataggttttgtctgtttctttcagtgtctgtgtgtatgtgtgtgtatgtattttttcaataGATGAGTCATGTTATATAGGACATACTGCTGCTGCTTTCATTCAACATTAGATTACAAAATATCAACAcctttgaaaaattttaatgcaaagctgtgtctttttaatttatttgctgctgctgctgaagaACTGGTCAccatttttcagatatatatgaCAGATTTCTAGAGCCCTTCAGTCCTAGTAAGCTACAATATTATTTGTGATTATTTGCTCTGAGtcaacctcagtttctttttttttttaacataaattttgtACAATAagttgcacatatttaaagtgtacagtttgttGGGTTTTTGATGTATGTAAatgcctgagaaaaccatcactACAGTGAAGATGCTGGACTTCTCCATAACCTCCAAAAGTTTCTTCATGCCTTTTTGTTATTTATCTCACTAACGTATTTTATGGTGTATTCCATTGCATTCCAGTAAATATTTTGTGACCTTAGAAGTTAGAGACGAAATTATTGAACTGAGACATAAATGTCAGCATCCTAAGTAATTAGGttaatgatttaaaatgttcttttcctcttcccttcctgactAGGGAGCTTACTTTGCCTGGAAAGCCACAGCAATGGGAAAGAACTATGTGAATGGGAAAACTTTCCTTGAGAAAAGGTGGGCTTATAAAACTAGATTCATTAGCAAACTTACTTTACAGTTTTCAGCTCTCTTTAAATAATACCATGAATCTAAACAAATTTGTTGTATGACTGTGTATTCAAGCCTATTTACCTGATAGAACAAACAAACTTTTCTCTACTCTGGCTCCCCAGCCTTCAGTATATTAAGTGGTAATATTCATTTCTTACGAACTTCTCTTCCTGCATTCTCAtgctttttttcctaaatattatttttatttttttacttcatttttcctactatctcaaagaaaaaaaaaaaagaccattggATTTGGAGTAAAAAAATTGgggaggaaaatttttaaatgatgtaagTGATAACAGCTTACATTTTGacgattacaaaaaaaaaaattgtgaagccAAACCCGGTGTTGATGGTGGATTAAAGTTGTGATGTATGTACTTGATAAAAAGCGGGGCGATGTGTAAAAATCTGTCCTGCCAGCACAGCAGACTGCTCTCCCTTACTTCCAGCTGTATTCTAGACTCAGCATTATTGTAGCCCACCAAAAAATGTCCTACATTTTGAATGGGAAGAGTTCGCAATTGATTTTAACCACCAAATGAACCTTCTCGGTACATTTTCACATAATATTCATgttaagattatttaaaaatcttagacTCGGGATTAATTGGTAAATTTAAATAAGCTTCGGgttttaaagcaattttttttccttttacatatt contains these protein-coding regions:
- the MRPL32 gene encoding large ribosomal subunit protein bL32m, producing MAPAMLMRKVLLWPAAQGLLRNFWEQLQRKLRQSRPGFPSPQWGPALAVQGPAMFTEPANDTNGSKEISSFLENIFWMAAPKNRRSIEVNRCRRRNPHKLIKVKNNIDVCPECGHLKQKHVLCGYCYEKVRKETAEIRRQIGKQEGGPFKAPTVETMVLYLGETPSKQDQGKRIIERERKRPSWFTQN
- the PSMA2 gene encoding proteasome subunit alpha type-2 isoform X2, which translates into the protein MAERGYSFSLTTFSPSGKLVQIEYALAAVAGGAPSVGIKAANGVVLATEKKQKSILYDERSVHKVEPITKHIGLVYSGMGPDYSGVRPFGVSLLICGWNEGRPYLFQSDPSGAYFAWKATAMGKNYVNGKTFLEKRYNEDLELEDAIHTAILTLKESFEGQMTEDNIEVGICNEAGFRRLTPTEVKDYLAAIA
- the PSMA2 gene encoding proteasome subunit alpha type-2 isoform X1 — encoded protein: MAERGYSFSLTTFSPSGKLVQIEYALAAVAGGAPSVGIKAANGVVLATEKKQKSILYDERSVHKVEPITKHIGLVYSGMGPDYRVLVHRARKLAQQYYLVYQEPIPTAQLVQRVASVMQEYTQSGGVRPFGVSLLICGWNEGRPYLFQSDPSGAYFAWKATAMGKNYVNGKTFLEKRYNEDLELEDAIHTAILTLKESFEGQMTEDNIEVGICNEAGFRRLTPTEVKDYLAAIA